A stretch of DNA from Triticum dicoccoides isolate Atlit2015 ecotype Zavitan chromosome 2A, WEW_v2.0, whole genome shotgun sequence:
tttcatttttctttccgcCACCCTTTCGTCCAACCTTTTTgtatgataatcaatcaccttaatttacttacttTCTGAACCAATTTCATTtcaatttacttaccaaacttctcaTTAAAATATAAGATAAATCATGAGTAGGAATCGATAAACATGTATTTACACAATCGTATTAATATGGGCAGATAAAGGTAACATATTAGAATATTTATACCCTGCTGAAACGCACGGTCATTGTCCTAGTAAGGTTCTGCAAGTTTACTGCAACGATAATTGTTGGTTAATTTATACCGCTAACAAATCGATGGAAATTGCGGCGCAAATGGATGTCTAGCATGCACTTTTTGGACTCAATAGTGGTCAACATAAGTCTCAGCTTTTCCCTCGCAAAAAAAGGAAACATAAGTCTCAGCTTTGCACCAATAACTCGCTACTGACACAATGGAGTAAGTATATAAGTATAGTATCTCCCAAAAAAGTACCCCTACATACAAGCGAATCTACTGTAGGCGCAAAAGAAAACATACAATAGAATCGATTTGCATGCACGTTGGAATTCAGAATGTTTTCAATACTGGGAAAGTCGCTACCTGGAATCACACGTTGCATCAGGTAGCTAGCATGCAGTAGCGCCCACTAGGAGAGGAGGCTAGCTTAGCCACTCATGCCGGTATAAGTACAGGGCCCTGCTTCCCCCAGCATTTTCCTCCTGTCCGGCCGAGAGATAGGGTTGTTTTCCCCGGCCCTGTCCTCGCTTCTTCCCAGCCAGCCACGAGCCACCTCCCACAAACCGATGCTAGCTTTGACTGCCCTGATCAGAAGAATCTAGCTAGCGACCAGACCGCCACTGCCATCTCTTCCAAATCAAACCACTGATCGATAAAAATACACGAGCTCCATCTCCACAATGGCTTCGGCGAACAACTGGCTGGGCTTCTCGCTCTCCGGCCAAGGGAGCCACCCGCAGCCCCACCAGAAcggctcacccgccgccgccgccatcgacagCGACTTCTATGGCCTGCAAGCCCAGACGGCGCCGGATGCGCACCTCGGCATGTCTGGCCTCCGGGCCGACGCCAACTACGGCGTCATGGATGCCTTCAACGGAGGCACCCAGGAAACCCAAGGTGAGCCGATGAGCTACTGTGCATGTACTACTTCAGCTTCATCCTATACCTTTCTCTAGCATCTGATGTTGGATGGGATCATGCGGTTACAGATTGGGCAATGAGGGGTTTGGACTACCACGGCGGCTCCTCCGAGCTGTCGATGCTAGTTGGCTCGAGCGGCGGGAGgatgacggtggacgacggcgaggcgccGAAGCTCGAGGACTTCCTCGGCGGCAACTCTTTCTCCGACGTGCAGGATCACGCAGGCAGCTACCTGTTCTCGTCCGGAAGCGCGATGGGCAGCGGCGCGGCGTCTGGTTCGCACGGCGTCGATGGCCGTGGCGGCAGCACCATAGAGCTGTCCATGATCAAGACTTGGCTCCGGAACGACAATAACGAGGCGCAGCATGACCAGGAGATGAGCGCCGACGCGAGCGCGACCAGCTATGCGTGCTCCGGCGCGCCAGGGAGCACTAGCAACGGCGTGGGCGTGGCGAGCTCGCGTGGGCAGGGCCTAGCGCTCTCCATGAGCATGGGGTCGAACTCGCACCCGCAGATGCCGGTGGTCCCGGCGGCGGTGGGGACGGAGAGCACGTCGTCGGAGAACAAGCGGGTGGATTCGCCGAGCGCCGGCACGGCAGACGCCGTCCAGAGGAAATCCATCGACACCTTCGGCCAAAGGACCTCGATCTACCGAGGTGTAACAAGGTTAGCTAGCGTGGATCTTCTTGGCTTCTGCTAGTGACCTAGAGGTGTTTAatttgcttctttggctcctgatgCCTGATCTTCTCGTTGCCCAttagtttctttctttctttctcacaCACTAATCTTTCTTCTTTTCGATGTCATTTTTGGGGGATCGATCTGTCTAGAACGCGTACGGTTAGAAGTAGCCAAGAAAAAAAGATGATTTTTGGATCCTGTGTACACTACAATTATAGCTAGGAACTTAGCAAAAACTAGTTTATAAGTTTTGTAAAAATAGGAACAAAATCATGATCGCTCTAGTATTTTGCTAACAACATAATGCAATCAAAGCTAGCTAATAGCAGTATATATGCTAGTACTTCACTTGTGCTATGCAACTTTCCACTTCACTTAGCCTTTAGGCAACACAATGCTTGTAATATAAGGTGATTCTCACAAAATGCACTAGTGGTACTATAGTTGACTaggtaaagggggggggggcacatatGCATAGAATTTCCATGATCTGCGTAGGGTTGTTTGGCCAATAGAAGTATCGCTTTGATGCTTCAAAGCTGATTTTACTTTACGCGTTATTTGTTGTTAATTCGACCTGCAGGCATAGATGGACAGGGCGGTATGAGGCGCATCTGTGGGACAATAGTTGCAGGAGGGAGGGGCAGACTCGCAAGGGGAAACAAGGTATAATGAGATTGTTCATGTAGGAGGGGTTTGTTCATGTAGTATATACATGGATATATAGTTCAATCATTAGCTAGATCTCAATCTTTTGGCAACTTCTATGGGATGTTCTTAAGCATGTGCTAATTAAGCTTTCTTCTTTCTGTTGTGTCAATGTTGGCCTCTCCTGGAACATGACACTGCAAATACTGATCATGGGAATGCAGTTTATCTGGGTAAGAATTTGTACTGATCTTTTGTGCAAGTATTCGATTACCACATATATTTGTATGGGCAAATGTTCTGATGCTAGCTAAGTTCTAGATAGCACTTTAATTTCTTCTGGGTGAACATTTGCGTAGGCGGTTATGACAAAGAAGACAAGGCAGCTAGGGCTTATGATCTGGCAGCTCTAAAATATTGGGGCACAACCACAACAACAAATATCCCAGTAAGAAAAAAAATCTAATAATAGATTGTTCTGTTTCCTTCTGCATGGGCAGCCACTGATCCTGTTTTTCCTTTCACCTATAAAAAATCTGCAGATAAGTACTTATGAGAAGGAGATAGAGGAAATGAAACATATGACCAGGCAGGAGTACATTGCATATCTTAGGAGGTAACAATTGCTTGACCCAATCCAAGTTATGCTTTACAACATCACATGTATACATGTGTTGAAAGATTGCACGGTACGTAATTAAGCACGTCTCTGTTGGCTAACAATCACATGGATGCATATGATCATTCAACTGCAGGAATAGTAGTGGGTTTTCTCGTGGCGCATCAAAATATCGCGGCGTAACCAGGTAACTATACTGCTTACATAGCGTAAAAACTGGTGTAGCCTACCAATCTAGTGGTACTAAACATATATCTTATGGTTTGACAGGCATCATCAGCAAGGAAGATGGCAAGCAAGGATAGGGAGGGTCGCGGGCAACAAGGATCTCTACCTCGGCACCTTCAGTAAGCCGCATAAACTATCACATCAAAGCGAAATTGCTTTCTCAGCTAGCTAAAGCACTTGTTTAACTACTGTACTGGAGTGGTGCTGGTAGTATAGTAGCTGTGCTGTGCTTCCGAGAACCAAGTCATGAAGCCCTAATTATTTaggctggtcacagtggggaggaacttaggagtaacatcacacactccaatacaactttgcttatgtggcatgtatttaatgaagagagaggtgtttGTGGTAACTAACTAAGTTACTGGAACATCatacactccaagaaacaatgagtctataacctaataaatacatcattgcatgacactacatagatgttcctacccactatgaaggtagtaacatagtctagggaagtatgaagttactagcttatgttcttgcccattgtgaccagccttactaCTCCAGCTCCAGCTCACGAAATCTCACTAGTCTCGTAGGACGCAAGCGTTGCAGTATTTTTATGCGTTCAAATGGCGCTTAAGATAGTGGAGTACGTACACCATTAACTATGTCCTAAATGTTCCTTTCCAAGCTTGTGTCTCGGAGCTGTCTGAGGAAACCGGGGCATGCGGTCAAGCGCCGGTTTGAATATCCCCAGCGCCTCGCTCGAGCTTCGCGCCGTCGCATGCAGCCCGCGTTGCATGCGCCACCGcgccgtgcgtgcgtgcgtgcgtgcgtgcgtgcgtgcatgcatgcatgcaacgcgCGTTATGCTCCACTGGGCTGGTCAGTTGGGTAGACACACGCGTTGGTGAGCTAACCCTAATCATGCGCGTGCTGTGCAGCGACCGAGGAGGAGGCCGCGGAGGCGTACGACATCGCCGCCATCAAGTTCCGCGGGCTCAACGCCGTCACCAACTTCGAGATGAGCCGCTACGACGTCAAGAGCATCCTGGAGGGCAGCACGCTGCCGGTCGGCGGCGCGGCCAGGCGCCTCAAGGAGGcggccgagctcgccgaggccggcGTGTGGCGGGCGGAGGACGGCAGCATCGTCTCGCACCTGCAGGCCGACGCCATGGCCGGGTGCCACCACGGCTGGCCGACGTCCATCGCCTTCGGCAGCCACCAGCAGCAGCAGTCCGCGGCGCAGCTCGCCCTGCACTACCCGTACGGCGTTGGCGGGCAGGCCCGCGGGTGGTGTAAGCCGGAGCAGGACGCGGTGATCGCGGCCGGGCACGGCGGGCAGAACATGCAGGAGCTGCACCTGGGGAGCGGAGGCAGCACCCAcaacttcttccagccggcgtcgaGGACCGCGGTCTACGGCAACGGCGGTGGCGGCGCCTGGTACCAAGGCCTCGGAGGCAACGCGTACATGATGCCGGTGGGCACGGTGGTGGACGCCGACCAGGGGCACAGCGGCAGCACGGCGACGACGGAGGAGGGGAGGCTCGTGGGCTACGGCGGCGAGGCTGGCGTCGACCCGTACGCGGCCATGAGGCGCGCCTACGAGCTCTCCCAGGGCTCGTCGTCCGTGAGCGTCGCCAAGGTGGCGGACGGCTACTCCAACAACTGGAGCTCGCCGTTCAATGGCATGGGGTGATCGCCCCCCCTACGTTCGTGCTACTAATCAACTTCCACGCACTTGTTGTAACGTACGTTGTGCGCACGAGTAACCGGAGACCAATTAAGTTCTGTAATTTTAGGATAGTCTAGAGCAGTGCATGAGCACGAGCGGTGCCTTCTGAAAGGTAGTAATGGCCAGCGATCGGTGAAGTAGGAGGAGTCGTTGTAAATCACCATCGCTGCGCCGTTAATTTTGGGGATTTCAGAAGGGGAAATCAAGCTAATCTATCAAACAAACTTCCATGGCGCCTACTTCATTCAATTGGTCGATCAACGTCAGTTTGAGCACATGCAGGAGTATACATATAGTAAGCTTGCAACTGTCGTCTCGTGCAGACGTGCATGCTTCCATGCATGCATTTCACGGCCAAATCGAACAGTGCATCTGAAAGATTAAAAAGCATTGAACTAAGCACAGGACAAGTACGTAAGGTGTACTACTCCGCACGATCGACTTGGAGAACGCAGAGAGGCACATGCATGcggttagactagccacagtgggagtaacttcaggagTAACTTCAAGTCCAACTAAATAAATTTGTCtatgtggcaataagttaatgaAAGAAAAAAGTCTATTTTAAACCTTAAACTCGTAGAGGTCGGGCAGAATGAACCCCCAAGTCGAAATCCGGGTCGATTGCACCCTGAACTCTGCAATCCCGGTCTAAATCGAACCTTTGGATCATTTTCCAAACGGGGATTTTTGTCGTGGACCGGGATTGGGGAGGAAACGCTCGCAGCGCCCccggatgggccggcccagttcacgGCAGCGCGTGCTGCGCCTTGTTTCTTCCGTTTTTTGTTTTTCGTTCGttgtttttttttcagtttttctttTCTGGTTCTTCTTTCTTTtcgtttttatttcttttattattattattattatttatattcttttcctttttcttttttactaTTTCTTTTTTCTATTTCCTTCGGATCATTTTCCTATTTATATTACAAAAAATTTCATCATGCATTATgaaatgttcatcgtatattagAGATTGCTCAATGAATATAAATTGTTCCCAATGTTTTTGAATTTTGTTCAGTGGTATATTACCCAAATGTTTAAtttgtatttaaaaatgttcatcatatatttaaaaatgttcattgtgtataatTTAAAATATTCATTGTATATTAACAAAATGTTCAGTGCACAATATTTGCAAATGTTCAAAAGCAGTTTGATACATAATGTTTCGCGCCGTGAATCTATTTGTTGAACTCACTAGTTCGGTTGGCAAGGTACAGCAGGTAACAAAACTGAAGTCGCGAGTTCGAGTTGCTCCCGCATAACTTTTCCAGATTTTTTTACGCCTGCTATTCAATAGCTCAAAGTGGGCCGGTTTTTATATACTTTAAAATAATTTGAGCATTGAAAAAAATATTTATGGGATTTGAAAACAATATAGAAACAATATGTCAGGGGGTTTGTTTTACAAAATCGATTATTTCTTCAAAACAAATGTACTTTTCTGTAATTCGTGAGCTTTTTCCaaaatgttaaaaaaaataaaaatcaaaTCGCTACAGTAAATGTTTATATGTGTAAAAAATTACGCGACTACAAATGTACTTATAAAGTTCTCCTTGGTATTGATCAGTAGCGCACAGTAAGTCAGGTGGCCATTCATACTCGTTCCATGATGTTCTCATGGCGCGAGTTCGATCCTCGCTCCGAACCATTTTTGAGGTCTTTTTTCGCGCGAGTACCAGGAACCGGCCCAGCGAAAGTTACGAACTCCCCAGGGTGTGCACCTTCTGGAATTGTTGTTATTGAACGAAAAAAAAAACAATCCAACGGGCCACGCCTTTTGGAATTGTTGTTATTGAACGAAAAAAAATCTAGCGGGCCGGCCCACCAGACGAATCCCGGTTCAAATGATGTCAGGGTTTGATTTAGACCGGGATTGTACAGTTCAAAGTGCAATCGACCGGGATTTTGACTTGAGGGTTCATTTCGCCTGACCTCTATAAGTTTAAGGTTTAAAATGAACTTTTTCCGTTAATGAAGAGAAAGGTagttctagtaacttagctagttactgtaatatcacatgtcccaatgcagtatgagtctataacataataaatcgagctttgcatgacaccacacctatgttactacccactatgaaggtagtaatataatctagggatatgtgtatgttactagtgtatgttactcttcattgtggctagtcttatggaTGACCGGGCTTTGACGCCTTGAGTTAGCTGGTGCTTTTCCTGCTCTAGctaagctcctcttggaaagaatGGAACACAAAATAAAATACAGGGAACATGTTGAATCCCACTGAAAGGATAATTCGCTTTAAAGAGACATGCATGCGTGGGTGGCATCAAACTAGGGTTTGGTCAAGAATTTGCTGGAACGTTCGTCAACAAGAGCTTTGCAAATGAAGGAGTTTCTATAAGCAGCGGGCGTGTATTAAAAATGGAGTATAGTAATTGAAGGGAGCGCCTGTAGCTCACTCATTGAGTATTTCTCGAATGGCATCACTATTTCAGTTCAATCTATATGTACTATGTACTCAGCCTTGGTTATTCATTTGTGTGGTTCCAAACCAACAATCATGCAGGCTAAGCTTCAAAGTCAAGATTTTCAAATGTGATGCTGCTAGTAAGAGAGAACAtcagaaataaataaaataatCGAGTCTATGTACATAGAAGTTGACCATGTGTGAACCTTATGGAACGTTTTGTGAGAGTGTAGGCATAGGCTAATTTGTAGGGTGTGATAGGGTGTGCGTCCTTGATGGAAGCTTGCTCCCATCTTTAACCCTCTTGTACATTTTTtgtttctcttctcttctcttttatAAAAATAAGATACGCCTTTGGCATACTCATGAAAAAAAACCGTGTGTGAACCTTATGGATCCCGAGAAGAATGGATAGCTCTTTGGTTTGCAAAACTCTAAAGCAGTAGGAATCTAGGAAAATGTCGGAATATAACAGGAATGCATGCGTAAAATAGAGGAATGGAAAACACCGCAATTTTGTAAGTTTGgacgtttggttcacatgaatagaAAACACATGAATCCTACTAAACATGGTCAAATCAAAATCAAACCATGTGGTAAAGTGTAATTAACAATACAGTTTgcaaaagcacatctagatgtgtcataaGTATTATATTACACATCTAAGTCTTATATCATTGATCTTACGCGGAGATTTGTGTGagtatttttttccaatttttttctAAGAATTCTAGTCTCATTCTTCTTgtgtaggaatttgaaaaggaggtccAAGCGGATTATGAAATTCCTTTGAAACAGATATCAAAGGAAATTTCCTCCATTTTTTCCTTGCTCCATTCCTtaatttgaaccaaatgcatgaatagtgtcACCGTAGGAAAAATTGCTACACCTGCATTTTTCCTCTACTTTTCCTTTCAACCGCAACTGAGGAGGCCCCTGAGGAGGCCCCTAAGTCTTTGTTCGGTTCCATATGATTTCAAGGGGTTTGAAGGGATTAAATCCCCAGCAAGTCAAAATCCATCTCAATTCCTTCCAATCCCCTTGTGATGGGGATTAACCGAACAAGCCCTAAAGGGTACCCATGCATGAGCCTAACCAAATATAATATTTCCCTGGGCAAGAAGACGCACTCAACGTGAGTCAACAAAACTGACAACAAAGAGGGCTCCCCTCTAACCATCTTGGCCTCTTGTACACATGTAAAACGTTAATATGATATATTAAATATACATGCAgcaggagcctctcctactgtctaacttttcaaaaaaaaaaactgacAACGGAACAGAGAAAACCTCCCCTGGCCTCTATATCTGCTATTCTGTCCATGATACACAGTAATGGAACTTCCATGATCAAGGAGATTCACAGTCTAATTATTACGACATCATGGAGGTTTAAAGCAAAACAAAAGCAATACTGACAACACAGTATATAACATACTCACTTCGATCCAAAATAATTGACGCAGC
This window harbors:
- the LOC119355657 gene encoding AP2-like ethylene-responsive transcription factor BBM1; its protein translation is MASANNWLGFSLSGQGSHPQPHQNGSPAAAAIDSDFYGLQAQTAPDAHLGMSGLRADANYGVMDAFNGGTQETQDWAMRGLDYHGGSSELSMLVGSSGGRMTVDDGEAPKLEDFLGGNSFSDVQDHAGSYLFSSGSAMGSGAASGSHGVDGRGGSTIELSMIKTWLRNDNNEAQHDQEMSADASATSYACSGAPGSTSNGVGVASSRGQGLALSMSMGSNSHPQMPVVPAAVGTESTSSENKRVDSPSAGTADAVQRKSIDTFGQRTSIYRGVTRHRWTGRYEAHLWDNSCRREGQTRKGKQVYLGGYDKEDKAARAYDLAALKYWGTTTTTNIPISTYEKEIEEMKHMTRQEYIAYLRRNSSGFSRGASKYRGVTRHHQQGRWQARIGRVAGNKDLYLGTFTTEEEAAEAYDIAAIKFRGLNAVTNFEMSRYDVKSILEGSTLPVGGAARRLKEAAELAEAGVWRAEDGSIVSHLQADAMAGCHHGWPTSIAFGSHQQQQSAAQLALHYPYGVGGQARGWCKPEQDAVIAAGHGGQNMQELHLGSGGSTHNFFQPASRTAVYGNGGGGAWYQGLGGNAYMMPVGTVVDADQGHSGSTATTEEGRLVGYGGEAGVDPYAAMRRAYELSQGSSSVSVAKVADGYSNNWSSPFNGMG